One genomic segment of Xyrauchen texanus isolate HMW12.3.18 chromosome 5, RBS_HiC_50CHRs, whole genome shotgun sequence includes these proteins:
- the LOC127643391 gene encoding FERM domain-containing protein 7 codes for MGDKFELLKTPANSRAALNKNKNEKLRLRVIFLDDSERSFEVERKIMGSDFFNKVCGHLKLLEKEYFGLEFRHHTGSFVWLELLKPVAKQIKNTSEVAFHFIVKFFPPDPGQLQRGLTRYLFALQIKQDLSNGSLTCNDNSAALLVSHILQAEIGDYDEELNAHHLENKQYVPNQEYLDHKIIRFHKKHRGHTPAESDVHLLEVARKMDMYGIRPHPAHDGEAMRINLAVTHMGVLVFQGNTKINTFSWAKIRKLSFKRKHFLIKLHTETGPSRRDTVEFSMASRDVCKAFWKMCVEYHAFFRLAEEPKSHQKSLLSSKGSGFRYSGRTQKQLFECVGSGEKKHLPFERSRCKSEYDARQCRSSPDILTDVSKQLYEQSHLPPDSTVSEQHNKQSGIPKRSLSAVEVMFANELERSRPLLRNPAFSSNSASPKLRSLSTSGAEHRGRGAQRQKTKRRLSPSTQHLVLLYPNTPHLQFHPVLPTFPLTTHPYLLQDHTSSSLDCLPQAHHSSVPLQYLPRQIGHSLPSSCLSPLLQKQQDRFNPGGLGLAESRLYPRGGGGLRTGLNRKLELSRVEAGHYSDDSTFQTGLPRRASSQTDVKFQRPTLASNAAAYASEYRPLGYYPHLSRQQVPSRPNYLPLSPAPFPERPTSLCVLGTGSYSDSDSDTFYPYFPALGKVVRSGPLAHMRFSSGSLQLDEEDEEDLDGQNDGENKALTTVKVVKL; via the exons ATGGGGGATAAGTTCGAGTTGCTGAAGACACCTGCCAATAGCAGAGCTGCGCTTAATAAGAACAAGAATGAGAAACTACGCTTACGCGTGATCTTCTTGGACGACAGCGAGAGATCTTTCGAGGTGGAG AGAAAGATCATGGGTTCTGATTTCTTCAATAAGGTGTGTGGTCATCTAAAGCTGCTAGAGAAAGAGTACTTTGGCCTGGAGTTCCGTCACCATACTGGCAGCTTT GTCTGGCTTGAACTCCTTAAACCAGTGGCTAAACAGATCAAGA ATACCAGTGAGGTAGCGTTCCATTTTATTGTGAAGTTTTTTCCTCCTGATCCAGGACAACTGCAGAGAGGCTTAACCAG GTATCTGTTTGCACTTCAGATCAAACAGGATCTGTCAAATGGCAGCCTCACCTGTAATGACAACAGCGCTGCACTGCTCGTCTCTCATATACTGCAAG CAGAAATTGGTGATTATGATGAGGAGTTGAATGCTCATCATCTTGAAAATAAACAGTATGTGCCAAACCAGGAATATCTGGACCACAAAATCATTCGCTTTCATAAAAAACACAG AGGTCACACTCCTGCCGAATCAGATGTGCATTTGCTGGAGGTTGCCCGGAAAATGGACATGTATGGGATCCGCCCGCACCCTGCCCATGATGGAGAAGCCATGAGAATAAACCTCGCTGTCACACATATGGGTGTGCTTGTCTTTCAG GGAAACACAAAGATCAATACCTTCAGCTGGGCCAAGATCCGTAAACTGAGCTTCAAGAGGAAACATTTCTTGATCAAACTCCACACTGAGACTGGG CCTTCGAGGAGGGACACCGTTGAGTTTTCCATGGCCAGCAGAGATGTGTGTAAGGCATTCTGGAAGATGTGTGTGGAGTACCATGCCTTCTTCAGACTGGCTGAGGAGCCCAAGTCACATCAAAAGTCCCTTCTCTCCAGCAAAGGATCCGGTTTCAGATACAG CGGCAGGACACAGAAGCAACTTTTTGAGTGTGTGGGCTCTGGAGAAAAGAAACATTTGCCTTTTGAAAG AAGTCGTTGTAAGTCTGAATATGACGCTCGACAATGCAGATCCTCTCCTGACATACTCACCGACGTCTCTAAGCAG CTTTATGAGCAGTCCCATCTACCTCCTGACTCAACCGTTTCTGAGCAACACAACAAACAGTCAGGCATACCAAAACGTAGCCTATCGGCTGTGGAAGTTATGTTTGCTAATGAGCTGGAACGATCCAGACCCTTGTTAAGGAATCCCGCCTTCTCAAGCAACTCTGCTTCTCCTAAGCTTCGCTCACTGTCCACATCTGGAGCGGAGCATCGTGGTAGAGGAGCTCAGAGACAGAAGACAAAAAGACGGTTGTCTCCAAGCACCCAGCATCTTGTGCTCCTATATCCCAACACGCCCCATCTACAGTTCCACCCAGTTCTGCCCACCTTCccactcacaactcacccgtACCTACTTCAAGACCACACGTCCTCATCCCTAGACTGCCTCCCTCAAGCCCATCACAGCTCTGTGCCTCTGCAATACTTACCCAGACAAATTGGCCACTCCTTACCGTCCTCTTGTTTGTCACCACTACTACAAAAGCAACAGGACAGGTTCAACCCCGGTGGCCTAGGATTGGCCGAATCAAGGTTGTACCCTAGAGGAGGAGGAGGGCTAAGGACAGGATTGAACAGGAAATTGGAATTAAGTAGAGTGGAGGCGGGCCATTACAGCGATGACTCCACATTTCAGACCGGATTGCCACGTCGAGCCTCGAGCCAAACAGATGTCAAATTCCAGCGACCCACACTTGCCTCAAACGCTGCTGCCTACGCATCTGAGTATCGCCCGCTTGGGTATTATCCACACCTCTCTCGACAGCAGGTTCCTTCCAGGCCCAACTACCTTCCCCTAAGTCCAGCCCCTTTCCCAGAAAGACCCACCTCTTTATGCGTTCTGGGCACAGGCAGTTATAGTGATTCTGATTCAGACACTTTCTACCCCTACTTTCCCGCATTGGGCAAAGTGGTACGTTCTGGTCCACTGGCACACATGCGCTTCTCCTCTGGAAGCCTTCAACTAGACGAAGAGGATGAAGAGGACTTAGATGGTCAGAATGATGGGGAGAATAAAGCTCTCACCACTGTTAAGGTGGTGAAGTTGTAG